TCCAGGATGGCCTCGGCCATCTGGCGGCCGAGCCCGAGGCCGCGGAACGCCGGGCGCACGTAGAGCCGTTTCATCTCGGCGGCGTTGGGATAGTCGGCGGTGTCCAGCGGGCGCAGCGCGCAGCAGCCGGCCACGTAGGCCATGCCGCCCTGTGCGCGCCGGATCCTGGGTACATCGATCTGCCGAGAGGTCGCGCCGTCTCCTTCAGCGTCCACGAGGGCCAGCAGCAGCGCGCCGCGCGGCTCGGCGTAGTCCCCGGGCAGCGTGGCCAGCTCCTCCTCGAAATTCTGAAAGCACAGGTCGATGTCCAGCGAGGCCGCATAGTCCCTGAAGATCGCTTGAGTGGCCTCGAACTCGTGCGGCTCGTCGGGCGTCACCAGCACGATGTCGGGTGTGCCTTCCAGCGGTAGCGGGCGGGAGATGGAAAAGCTCATGCTCGAAGCGACGCGATCCACGCCGCGAAGGCGGCGCAGGCCGCGAACACCGCCAGCGCCAGCAAGCGGGACGCGGCGTCGTCGCGGCTGGGCGCTGCGCTGCCGTCCGCGACCCGCTTGTCGCCGGAGATCATCGGCCGTACCAGCCGATGGCGCTTGACCGCCACATAGAAGAGCACCGCCAGCACGTGCAGGCTCACCAACGCGATCGCGATCCACTTGCCGAACGTGGTGTGCCAGGCCGTGGCGAGGCTCACCGTCGCGCCCGAGACGAAGCGCGTGAGCGGCCCCGACGCCATGACCTCGTCGTCAGCCACCAGGCCGGTCGCCACCTGCAGTGCCAGGATTGCCAGCAGGGCGAAAACGGAGAGCGCGCCGAGCGGCGTGTGCCCGATGAGGTGGTCCGGATGCGCGCGTCCGCGCAGGTAGTCCATGATCGACCCAGGCGAATAGGCGAA
Above is a window of Variovorax sp. RA8 DNA encoding:
- a CDS encoding GNAT family N-acetyltransferase codes for the protein MSFSISRPLPLEGTPDIVLVTPDEPHEFEATQAIFRDYAASLDIDLCFQNFEEELATLPGDYAEPRGALLLALVDAEGDGATSRQIDVPRIRRAQGGMAYVAGCCALRPLDTADYPNAAEMKRLYVRPAFRGLGLGRQMAEAILDAARGAGYACVLLDTLDDMESARALYEDLGFVEVPPYYHNPIAGAHYLKVEL
- a CDS encoding cytochrome b/b6 domain-containing protein, whose translation is MPPALESSTRPASLDDASAARTRVWDLPTRMFHWALAAAVIGQLATGLGGVMEWHFRVGYAVLSLLLFRVIWGFIGGRWSRFAAFAYSPGSIMDYLRGRAHPDHLIGHTPLGALSVFALLAILALQVATGLVADDEVMASGPLTRFVSGATVSLATAWHTTFGKWIAIALVSLHVLAVLFYVAVKRHRLVRPMISGDKRVADGSAAPSRDDAASRLLALAVFAACAAFAAWIASLRA